One genomic region from Sphingobacterium sp. UGAL515B_05 encodes:
- a CDS encoding glycosyltransferase: MNYMKENSIVSKQMTKQWKPAVYDVNAGEKRSDHTVSKNEESNFGPKEYGIFGATFFILFASVFGVYMLQPDFDALRFQRLDSIGGTFLIALGIFLAAIAISFLIFLIVLHRKYKPIASVSDDELPTCTIIVPAYNEGQLVYDTLHSLASSDYPEKKLQIIAIDDGSKDNTFAWIQRAKMELGDRVEIYQQPKNMGKRHALYRGFKLGTGEIFITVDSDSIVRKDTIRNMASPFVTNKECGAVAGNVRVLNTKKAIIPRMLNVSFVFSFEFVRSAQSMLGTVMCTPGALSGYRKEAVMNCLEDWINQTFMGQPSDIGEDRAMTNMILKQGYHVLFQSNAYVYTDTPVRYKNLYKMFIRWERSNVRENIAMSKFAFKNFRQGPKWGARILLLMQWKKVLLSYPMMLLMLWTVFHYPLMFLSSTLVGILIFSSIQAYFFASKNSDAKEAFWAYSYSIFYAFSLFWITPYAIATAGRRGWLTRG, translated from the coding sequence ATGAATTACATGAAAGAAAACTCGATCGTATCCAAGCAGATGACCAAACAATGGAAGCCTGCTGTATATGATGTAAATGCAGGAGAAAAGCGATCTGATCATACAGTGAGCAAAAACGAGGAAAGCAACTTTGGTCCAAAAGAATATGGTATTTTTGGAGCGACTTTTTTTATACTATTTGCGTCTGTTTTTGGCGTATACATGCTTCAGCCTGATTTTGATGCGTTACGTTTCCAACGTTTGGACAGCATCGGCGGAACATTTTTGATCGCCTTAGGTATATTTTTAGCGGCTATTGCCATCAGTTTTTTGATTTTTTTGATTGTACTTCACCGTAAATATAAGCCCATTGCTTCTGTATCGGACGATGAGTTACCTACTTGTACGATTATTGTTCCGGCATATAACGAAGGACAGTTAGTCTATGATACCTTACATAGTTTGGCTAGCAGCGATTATCCGGAGAAGAAACTTCAGATCATTGCTATTGACGACGGTAGTAAGGACAATACCTTTGCCTGGATACAACGTGCCAAAATGGAATTGGGCGATCGTGTTGAAATTTATCAGCAGCCCAAGAATATGGGTAAGAGACATGCTTTGTACCGTGGATTTAAATTAGGTACGGGAGAAATCTTTATTACGGTTGATAGTGATTCTATTGTACGGAAGGATACCATACGTAATATGGCGAGTCCTTTTGTAACAAACAAGGAATGTGGAGCAGTTGCGGGTAACGTGCGTGTTTTGAATACTAAAAAAGCGATTATACCCCGTATGTTGAATGTTAGCTTCGTATTCAGCTTTGAGTTTGTACGTTCTGCGCAAAGTATGTTGGGCACGGTCATGTGTACACCAGGAGCTTTGTCCGGCTATCGCAAAGAGGCTGTCATGAACTGTTTGGAGGATTGGATCAACCAGACTTTTATGGGGCAACCGTCTGATATCGGTGAAGATCGCGCGATGACCAATATGATCCTAAAACAAGGTTATCATGTGTTATTTCAATCCAATGCATACGTTTATACCGACACTCCTGTACGTTACAAAAATCTGTACAAGATGTTTATCCGTTGGGAACGGAGCAACGTGCGCGAAAATATCGCAATGAGTAAATTTGCGTTTAAGAATTTCCGTCAAGGACCTAAATGGGGAGCCCGTATCTTATTGCTTATGCAATGGAAAAAAGTATTATTGTCTTACCCAATGATGTTATTGATGCTATGGACAGTATTTCATTATCCATTGATGTTCTTAAGCTCAACGTTGGTCGGTATCTTAATATTTTCCAGCATTCAGGCCTATTTCTTTGCTTCGAAAAACTCCGACGCCAAAGAAGCTTTCTGGGCTTATAGTTACAGTATATTTTATGCCTTCAGTTTATTTTGGATTACACCTTATGCCATTGCAACAGCTGGACGCAGAGGTTGGTTGACAAGGGGTTAA
- a CDS encoding metallophosphoesterase family protein codes for MRADAKNLDFALVKDAVQQNDFLRFIQITDTETPLYGPWIDNVRNYAKQQRASLIMHTGDICYEPGMLFHAKQVNSELMGRPTYYTVGNHDLVKGEYGEKLFEDLFGPTYYSFDAGPAHFV; via the coding sequence TTGCGCGCGGATGCCAAAAATCTAGATTTCGCTTTAGTCAAAGATGCGGTTCAACAAAACGATTTTCTACGCTTTATCCAAATCACAGATACAGAAACGCCGTTGTATGGACCCTGGATTGATAATGTCAGAAACTACGCCAAGCAACAGCGTGCAAGTCTGATCATGCATACCGGAGACATCTGCTATGAACCGGGTATGCTTTTTCATGCCAAGCAGGTCAACAGTGAACTCATGGGCAGACCGACCTATTATACCGTCGGCAATCACGATCTTGTCAAAGGTGAATATGGCGAGAAGCTATTTGAGGATCTTTTTGGACCGACTTATTACTCGTTCGATGCCGGGCCGGCTCACTTTGTGTGA
- a CDS encoding PQQ-binding-like beta-propeller repeat protein, with the protein MIFINHDYFVGPDFVLKGEKEQIDLKPYNLKAWFYGHWHNNFVFKQNGVYVVCSNAPNKGGIDNSAAQFVVVDIDKQGIKNIKPIYTNLRDHVQLVRPMGNQSLNADQTLPILVNAYDSERQIQGVDLTVYAHETGNRISSISLKASGDWTWQANVPFQKQNHKGQYDALITIRYENGEQTLKKETFSLAPAEHDKIKLQWSTSVNGNIWKTSPLVVGDKLFIATMDDGIGTNHAIKALDRRSGKVLWSLPTINSIKHKLRFSDGILLATDVETNVYAIDANTGKILWTKKPSAPSLPTFVSGAALDNGIYYTGLGKRMSAIDIHTGKPLWEGVEPSGGEATPAELSVVGQVLLAGYNWNALCAYDIHTGKLLWKRQEDGLRFRSGGVTAQKDYIYTTGLNGIFKIDLKTGEISQKSIKTDDFKVMTAPKISENLLVMPTSTNGIKAYDLQTLEEKWHFPTGEALVYSSAYSSPDNHKLVGTVESAVIEVKDKLVFGASDGYVYVLNKAGKLLSKFNLGSPIFSDITVDGDLIYVADFAGNVSCFKL; encoded by the coding sequence GTGATCTTTATTAACCATGACTACTTTGTAGGGCCTGACTTTGTCCTTAAAGGAGAAAAAGAACAGATCGATTTAAAGCCATATAACCTTAAGGCTTGGTTCTATGGACACTGGCACAACAATTTCGTCTTCAAACAAAATGGTGTCTATGTGGTTTGTTCCAATGCCCCTAACAAAGGTGGTATTGATAATTCTGCCGCACAGTTTGTTGTCGTCGATATTGACAAACAAGGTATCAAGAATATCAAGCCGATCTACACAAACTTACGTGATCACGTCCAGTTGGTACGGCCCATGGGCAATCAGTCGTTAAATGCTGACCAAACGCTGCCTATACTGGTCAACGCCTACGATAGTGAGCGACAAATACAGGGCGTAGACCTCACTGTATACGCACATGAGACCGGAAATCGCATAAGCTCGATTTCGCTGAAAGCCTCCGGAGATTGGACATGGCAAGCAAATGTTCCTTTCCAAAAACAAAATCACAAAGGACAATACGATGCGCTTATCACGATTCGCTACGAGAATGGCGAACAGACCTTAAAGAAAGAAACGTTTAGCCTCGCGCCAGCAGAACATGATAAGATCAAACTACAGTGGTCCACTTCAGTCAATGGAAATATCTGGAAAACAAGCCCTCTGGTAGTTGGCGATAAACTTTTTATAGCCACAATGGATGATGGCATAGGAACCAATCATGCAATCAAAGCCCTGGATAGACGGAGTGGAAAAGTATTGTGGTCTCTGCCAACGATAAATTCCATTAAGCATAAATTACGTTTCAGTGATGGTATATTGTTGGCCACCGATGTTGAAACCAATGTCTATGCGATAGATGCAAATACAGGTAAAATCCTGTGGACAAAGAAACCTTCGGCCCCAAGTCTCCCGACCTTTGTTTCTGGCGCTGCGCTTGACAACGGGATCTATTATACTGGATTAGGAAAACGAATGTCTGCGATTGATATCCATACAGGCAAACCGTTATGGGAAGGTGTAGAACCGTCAGGCGGAGAGGCTACTCCAGCAGAGCTATCGGTTGTCGGTCAAGTTCTTTTAGCTGGATACAACTGGAATGCACTCTGTGCTTATGATATCCATACCGGAAAACTGCTCTGGAAACGTCAGGAAGATGGTTTACGTTTTAGAAGTGGCGGGGTAACAGCTCAAAAGGATTACATCTATACGACCGGCCTCAATGGCATCTTTAAGATCGATCTAAAAACGGGAGAAATCTCACAGAAGAGCATTAAAACCGACGATTTTAAGGTGATGACTGCACCAAAGATCAGTGAAAACCTTTTGGTTATGCCAACTTCCACCAACGGAATAAAAGCCTATGATCTACAGACTCTGGAAGAGAAGTGGCATTTTCCCACTGGAGAAGCGCTAGTTTATTCTTCTGCATACAGTAGTCCTGATAACCATAAACTGGTCGGCACAGTTGAATCTGCAGTTATTGAAGTCAAAGACAAGTTAGTTTTTGGTGCTTCAGACGGCTATGTCTACGTCCTTAATAAAGCGGGTAAACTCCTATCAAAATTCAACCTGGGTTCGCCCATATTTTCAGACATCACAGTGGATGGCGATTTGATTTATGTGGCTGATTTCGCAGGAAATGTTTCGTGCTTTAAACTCTAG
- a CDS encoding carbonic anhydrase family protein: MKAHTYETQSTITPEKALDFLKEGNQRFVNNLKANRDLLEQVNATREGQWPFAVVLSCIDSRTSAELIFDQGLGDIFSIRIAGNFVNQDILGSMEFGCNVAGSKLVVVLGHTKCGALKGGLDAAQIEGMGMDNLNHLINHFDPIINEVIDQGEERSSKNSVLLEKLNQQNIKHAIRDIRRQSSTLRKLEEEGKIKIVGANYDVETGSVSWL; this comes from the coding sequence ATGAAGGCACATACGTACGAAACACAATCGACGATTACACCTGAAAAAGCATTAGATTTCCTGAAGGAGGGAAACCAGCGCTTTGTTAATAATCTGAAAGCTAACCGCGATCTACTCGAACAGGTGAACGCTACGCGTGAGGGACAATGGCCATTTGCCGTGGTGCTAAGCTGCATCGATAGCCGTACTTCAGCTGAACTTATATTTGATCAGGGATTGGGCGACATCTTCAGTATCCGGATTGCCGGAAATTTTGTCAACCAGGATATTTTAGGTTCGATGGAGTTTGGTTGCAATGTGGCCGGTTCTAAACTTGTTGTCGTTCTAGGGCATACCAAATGTGGAGCATTAAAAGGAGGATTGGATGCGGCACAGATCGAGGGCATGGGAATGGATAACCTAAATCATTTGATTAATCATTTCGACCCGATCATTAATGAGGTGATCGATCAGGGGGAAGAACGTTCTTCTAAAAATAGTGTGTTGCTTGAAAAACTAAATCAACAGAACATTAAACATGCGATCCGTGACATTCGCAGACAAAGTTCAACGCTCCGTAAACTTGAAGAAGAGGGTAAAATTAAGATTGTTGGTGCAAACTATGACGTTGAGACCGGTAGCGTAAGTTGGTTGTAA